From Blastochloris viridis, one genomic window encodes:
- a CDS encoding Hsp20 family protein, translating to MSRVSSLSSPFLLGFEEIERVLDRVTKGADGYPPYNIERLPPDDAGCDRLRIVLAVAGFTRDQLDVVVEDNQLVIRGRQADLDDGRVYLHRGIAARQFQRAFVLAEGIEVLGAELKNGLLAVDLVRLEPERVARRIAIASDE from the coding sequence ATGTCCCGTGTTTCGTCCTTGTCGAGCCCGTTCCTGCTCGGCTTTGAAGAGATCGAGCGTGTCCTCGATCGCGTCACCAAGGGTGCCGACGGTTATCCGCCGTACAATATCGAGCGCCTGCCGCCCGATGACGCCGGTTGTGACCGGCTGCGCATCGTGCTGGCGGTTGCGGGCTTCACCCGCGACCAGCTCGACGTGGTGGTCGAGGACAATCAGCTCGTGATCCGCGGCCGGCAGGCCGATCTCGACGATGGACGCGTTTACCTGCACCGCGGCATTGCCGCGCGCCAGTTCCAGCGTGCGTTCGTGTTGGCCGAAGGAATCGAGGTGCTCGGCGCGGAGCTGAAGAACGGCCTTTTGGCGGTCGATCTGGTCCGGCTGGAGCCGGAACGGGTGGCGCGCCGGATCGCTATCGCGTCGGACGAGTAA
- a CDS encoding chemotaxis protein CheW, whose amino-acid sequence MAQPLSAHEAQFVTLGIDREVFAVPVEAVLEILDMQPVFRVPEAPAHMLGLIDLRGRSVPVLDLRTKLGLPRIPPTESMRILVLEVVAGGRLLVLGLVADRVVEVIALGEDEIEAAPDIGVSWRSDYIRGVGRRNGQFVIIFNLARLFADEDAGFAVAAERAVA is encoded by the coding sequence ATGGCACAGCCGCTCTCCGCGCACGAGGCGCAGTTCGTCACCCTCGGCATCGACCGCGAGGTGTTCGCGGTCCCGGTCGAAGCGGTGCTGGAAATCCTCGACATGCAGCCGGTGTTCCGGGTGCCGGAGGCGCCGGCCCACATGCTCGGCCTGATCGATCTGCGCGGGCGCTCGGTGCCGGTGCTCGATCTGCGCACCAAGCTCGGGCTGCCGCGCATTCCGCCGACCGAGTCGATGCGCATCCTGGTACTGGAGGTGGTCGCCGGCGGCCGCCTGCTGGTGCTGGGCCTGGTGGCCGACCGCGTGGTCGAGGTGATCGCGCTCGGCGAGGACGAGATCGAGGCGGCGCCGGACATCGGCGTCAGCTGGCGCTCGGACTACATCCGTGGTGTCGGCCGCCGCAACGGCCAGTTCGTCATCATCTTCAATCTTGCGCGGCTGTTCGCCGACGAGGACGCCGGGTTCGCGGTGGCGGCCGAACGCGCGGTGGCGTGA
- a CDS encoding DUF1150 family protein, with the protein MTLDTDTNTAGDELMTPEAFALLGGGLIAYVKPIRSEDVKALFPQAPRIAPGRMLFALHGADGTPIMLADSREAVVANAMENELQPFSVH; encoded by the coding sequence ATGACCTTAGACACTGACACCAACACTGCGGGCGACGAGCTGATGACACCGGAGGCCTTCGCGCTTCTGGGCGGTGGCCTGATCGCCTATGTCAAGCCGATCCGGTCCGAGGACGTGAAGGCGCTGTTTCCGCAGGCCCCCAGGATTGCGCCCGGCCGGATGCTGTTCGCGCTCCACGGCGCCGACGGCACGCCGATCATGCTGGCCGATTCGCGCGAGGCGGTGGTCGCTAACGCGATGGAAAACGAACTGCAGCCGTTCAGCGTGCATTGA
- the ptsN gene encoding PTS IIA-like nitrogen regulatory protein PtsN — translation MPLSDLVAPNAVWPALRVNSKKQALQELAERAAQLTGRGEREIFETLQQRERLGSTGVGNGIAIPHGKMAKLDRLVGLFARLDKPIDFEALDGEPVDLIFLLLAPETAGADHLKALARVARLLRDPDLVQRLRASRDAEALYVVLTQPQPTTA, via the coding sequence ATGCCGCTAAGCGATCTTGTCGCGCCGAATGCGGTGTGGCCCGCCCTTCGGGTCAATTCCAAGAAGCAAGCGCTGCAGGAACTCGCCGAGCGCGCGGCCCAGCTGACGGGCCGCGGCGAGCGCGAGATCTTCGAAACGCTGCAGCAACGCGAACGGCTGGGCTCGACCGGCGTCGGCAACGGCATCGCCATCCCGCATGGCAAGATGGCGAAGCTGGACCGGCTGGTCGGGCTGTTCGCACGCCTGGACAAGCCGATCGATTTCGAGGCGCTCGACGGCGAGCCGGTCGACCTGATCTTCCTGCTGCTGGCGCCGGAAACCGCTGGCGCCGATCACCTCAAGGCGCTGGCCCGGGTGGCCCGGCTGTTGCGCGACCCCGACCTCGTCCAGCGCCTTCGGGCCTCGCGCGATGCCGAGGCACTCTACGTCGTGCTGACCCAGCCGCAGCCGACCACGGCGTGA
- the hpf gene encoding ribosome hibernation-promoting factor, HPF/YfiA family, giving the protein MTLRVSGKNLDIGEALRTRIEARIAEAIEKFFDRGWSGRAIVEREGTFFRTDCILHLSSGVELQSHATAADAYQSCDLACERIEKRLRRYKRKLREDHGGERAVPTAPMYVLQAPPEDDDVDVDTGPDGDHPVVVAETTTGFGQISVAEAVSELDLTGAPVVIFRHATSGRINVVYRRADGNIGWIDPPAESH; this is encoded by the coding sequence ATGACTTTGAGAGTGTCCGGCAAGAACCTCGACATCGGCGAGGCCCTGCGCACCCGCATCGAGGCGCGCATCGCAGAGGCGATCGAGAAGTTCTTCGACCGCGGCTGGTCCGGCCGCGCCATCGTGGAGCGCGAAGGCACCTTCTTCCGGACGGACTGCATCTTGCACCTGTCGTCGGGCGTGGAACTGCAATCGCACGCCACCGCCGCCGACGCCTACCAGAGCTGCGACCTCGCCTGCGAGCGGATCGAGAAGCGGCTGCGCCGCTACAAGCGCAAGCTGCGTGAGGACCATGGCGGCGAACGTGCGGTGCCGACCGCGCCGATGTACGTGCTGCAGGCGCCGCCGGAGGACGACGACGTCGACGTCGATACCGGGCCTGACGGCGATCACCCCGTGGTGGTGGCAGAGACCACGACCGGCTTCGGCCAGATCTCGGTTGCCGAGGCGGTGTCCGAACTCGACCTCACCGGCGCGCCGGTGGTGATCTTCCGCCACGCCACCTCGGGCCGGATCAACGTGGTCTACCGGCGGGCCGACGGTAATATTGGGTGGATCGACCCCCCGGCAGAGTCCCATTGA
- a CDS encoding NUDIX domain-containing protein — MTADTPPRFRLVRTDRVHDGWAQFSVARYTLEDGTELVREIEHHGDAIAVLPYDPARGTVFLVRQFRAPVAMASGAPEILEACAGCLEPGEDAEACARRELEEECGLTARTMDRVATLWTIPGISTERVSYFLAEVDGSRRGRGGGLDAEHEFITVVEMPLAELAGPDRFRLLPDAKSQFLLDRLLDRLGR; from the coding sequence ATGACCGCCGACACCCCGCCCCGTTTCCGCCTGGTGCGAACCGACCGCGTCCATGACGGCTGGGCGCAATTCTCGGTCGCCCGCTACACGCTGGAGGACGGCACCGAGCTGGTGCGCGAGATCGAGCACCACGGCGACGCCATCGCGGTGCTGCCCTACGACCCCGCCCGCGGCACGGTGTTCCTGGTGCGCCAGTTCCGGGCCCCGGTGGCGATGGCCTCGGGCGCGCCCGAGATTTTGGAGGCGTGCGCCGGCTGCCTGGAGCCCGGCGAGGACGCCGAAGCCTGCGCGCGGCGCGAGCTTGAGGAGGAATGCGGCCTCACCGCGCGCACGATGGACCGTGTCGCCACGCTGTGGACCATCCCCGGCATCTCGACCGAACGCGTCAGCTATTTCCTGGCCGAGGTCGACGGCAGCAGGCGCGGCCGCGGCGGCGGCCTCGACGCCGAGCACGAGTTCATCACCGTGGTCGAGATGCCGCTGGCCGAGCTGGCCGGGCCGGACCGCTTCCGCCTGCTGCCGGACGCCAAGTCGCAGTTTCTGCTCGACCGCCTGCTGGATCGGCTCGGCCGCTGA
- a CDS encoding CheR family methyltransferase: protein MSVDAFDQLSQSDFRRLADFIHGYSGIKMPPAKKTMVEGRLRRRLRATDTETLADYCRYVFDHGGLADEAVHLIDAVTTNKTDFFREADHFGLLADVVVPKLIERRHVSGRTPLRAWSAACSVGAEPYTLAMVLSEIARTTPGFRSQILATDICTDVLETATLGIYPHAMIEPVPMELRRRYLLRARAGARDRVRIAPEVRQMVQFGRVNLVEPPYPVERDMHVVFCRNILIYFDKATQRQVLEQLCEHLVPGGFLFIGHSESLTGFGLPVQPVAATVFERI, encoded by the coding sequence ATGTCTGTCGACGCCTTCGACCAGCTCAGCCAGTCCGACTTTCGGCGTCTTGCCGATTTCATCCATGGCTATAGCGGCATCAAGATGCCGCCAGCCAAGAAGACCATGGTCGAGGGCCGGCTGCGCCGCCGGCTGCGCGCCACCGACACCGAAACACTGGCGGATTATTGCCGCTACGTGTTCGACCACGGCGGCCTCGCCGACGAGGCCGTCCATCTCATCGACGCCGTGACCACCAACAAGACCGACTTCTTCCGCGAGGCCGACCATTTCGGCCTGCTCGCCGACGTCGTGGTGCCGAAGCTGATCGAGCGCCGCCACGTGTCGGGCCGGACGCCGCTCAGGGCGTGGAGCGCGGCGTGCTCGGTGGGCGCGGAGCCCTACACCCTGGCGATGGTGCTGTCGGAGATCGCCCGCACCACGCCCGGCTTTCGCAGCCAGATCCTGGCCACCGACATCTGCACCGACGTGCTGGAGACCGCCACCCTCGGCATATATCCGCACGCCATGATCGAGCCGGTGCCGATGGAGCTGCGCCGCCGCTATTTGCTGCGCGCCCGCGCCGGCGCCCGCGACCGGGTGCGCATCGCGCCGGAGGTGCGCCAGATGGTGCAGTTCGGCCGCGTCAATCTGGTCGAGCCGCCCTATCCGGTCGAGCGCGACATGCACGTCGTCTTCTGCCGCAACATCCTGATCTATTTCGACAAGGCCACCCAGCGCCAGGTGCTGGAACAGCTGTGCGAGCACCTGGTGCCGGGCGGCTTTCTGTTCATCGGCCATTCGGAATCGCTGACCGGGTTCGGCTTGCCGGTGCAGCCGGTCGCCGCCACCGTGTTCGAGCGGATCTAA
- a CDS encoding protein-glutamate methylesterase/protein-glutamine glutaminase, which translates to MPPIRVLIIDDSASVRQTLTDIFNADPEIEVMATASDPYVAAKRLQEAVPDVITLDVEMPRMDGITFLRRLMAQRPIPVVMCSSLTEAGSATLVEAMEAGAVDVVLKPRLDTKQGLLEAGEHICDVVKAAARARLGRIPLRGSHFVQKKLTADAMLPPPSAREAMAKTTDTVVCIGASTGGTESLRVVLEALPVDCPGIVVVQHMPEGFTRAFAARLNGLCQVEVKEAADGDTVLRGRVLIAPGNRHTLLQRSGARYYVAVRDGPLVSRHRPSVDVLFRSAARYAGANAAGIIMTGMGDDGARGLGEMKAAGARTIAQDEATSVVFGMPREAIARGAVDAVVPLDRLAREILQARPR; encoded by the coding sequence ATGCCCCCGATCCGCGTGCTGATCATCGACGATTCCGCCTCGGTCCGGCAGACGCTGACCGACATCTTCAACGCCGATCCCGAGATCGAGGTGATGGCGACGGCCTCCGACCCCTACGTCGCCGCCAAGCGGCTGCAGGAAGCCGTTCCCGATGTCATCACCCTCGACGTCGAGATGCCGCGCATGGACGGCATCACCTTTCTGCGCCGCCTGATGGCGCAGCGGCCGATCCCGGTGGTGATGTGCTCCAGCCTCACCGAGGCCGGCTCGGCCACCCTGGTCGAGGCGATGGAGGCCGGCGCGGTCGACGTCGTGCTCAAGCCGCGGCTCGACACCAAGCAGGGCCTGCTCGAGGCCGGCGAGCATATCTGCGACGTGGTCAAGGCGGCGGCGCGGGCGCGGCTTGGCCGCATCCCGCTGCGCGGCAGCCACTTCGTGCAGAAGAAGCTCACCGCCGACGCCATGCTGCCGCCGCCCTCGGCCCGCGAGGCGATGGCAAAAACCACCGATACCGTGGTGTGCATCGGCGCCTCGACCGGCGGCACCGAATCGCTGCGCGTGGTGCTGGAGGCGCTGCCGGTGGACTGTCCCGGCATCGTGGTGGTGCAGCACATGCCGGAGGGCTTTACCCGCGCCTTCGCCGCGCGCCTCAACGGCCTGTGCCAGGTCGAGGTCAAGGAGGCCGCCGACGGCGACACGGTGCTGCGCGGCCGGGTGCTGATCGCGCCCGGCAACCGTCACACCCTGCTGCAGCGCTCGGGTGCCCGCTACTATGTCGCGGTCCGGGACGGGCCGCTGGTGTCGCGTCACCGGCCGTCGGTGGACGTGCTGTTCCGCTCCGCCGCGCGCTACGCCGGCGCCAATGCCGCCGGCATCATCATGACCGGCATGGGCGACGACGGTGCGCGTGGTCTCGGCGAAATGAAGGCCGCCGGCGCCCGCACCATCGCCCAGGACGAGGCGACCTCGGTGGTGTTCGGCATGCCGAGAGAGGCGATCGCGCGCGGCGCGGTCGACGCCGTGGTGCCGCTCGACCGACTGGCACGCGAAATCCTGCAGGCGAGGCCCAGATGA
- a CDS encoding chemotaxis protein CheD — MIPQTMATVPGAPQRVYLMPGTLFCSAEPTVVTTVLGSCVSVCLWHPVRRVAGINHFLLPTGERSLRYGDIAIPALVDEMLRLGCHIGGIEAKVFGGAAVLRGERSAQDVGSKNIKIAVGELARNGIPVVAQRTGGHSGLSLRFLTATGDVLVRSVA, encoded by the coding sequence ATGATCCCCCAGACGATGGCGACCGTTCCCGGGGCGCCCCAGCGGGTCTATCTGATGCCCGGCACGCTGTTCTGCTCCGCCGAGCCCACCGTGGTGACCACCGTGCTCGGCTCGTGCGTGTCGGTGTGCCTGTGGCACCCGGTCCGGCGCGTCGCCGGCATCAACCATTTCCTGCTGCCGACCGGCGAGCGGTCGCTGCGTTACGGCGACATCGCCATTCCGGCGCTGGTCGATGAGATGCTGCGGCTGGGCTGCCATATCGGCGGCATCGAGGCCAAGGTGTTCGGCGGGGCCGCGGTGCTGCGCGGCGAGCGGTCCGCCCAAGACGTCGGCTCCAAGAACATCAAGATCGCGGTGGGCGAGCTCGCCCGGAATGGCATCCCGGTGGTGGCGCAGCGCACCGGCGGCCACAGCGGCCTGTCGCTGCGGTTCCTGACCGCCACCGGCGACGTGCTGGTGCGCAGCGTGGCCTAG
- a CDS encoding methyl-accepting chemotaxis protein — MRVTIKLKLAATFTVIILLTGAMAWLGISSLGSLNSTMNELLKGPVQRALIESDMQTEVLQILRAEKNMLLAETPQDVAKYDADELAARARFVAHEDKLMAIASEEGRKKIAPLNAAWQKWVAVQDRVRELAKAGQHAEAKALHMSQGRALTGEISKILQEVIDLNAEFMRQTQVQATEQYETMRELLLLAGVLVLLIGAAAGVWISMSISRGLSRAGALANAVASGDLTQKIAVRSNDEINDLVEALNTMNEKLRAIVGETLNAAENVSSGSQELSAGAEELSAGATEQAAAAEEASSSMEEMAANIKQNADNAGQTEKIARKSSADAQASGEAVNRAVQAMQTIAEKITFVQEIARQTDLLALNAAVEAARAGEHGKGFAVVASEVRKLAERSQAAAAEIGALSGQTVTVAREAGEMLGKLVPDIRKTAELVGEISAACREQDIGAAQVNQAIQQLDKVIQQNAGAAEQMSATSEELAAQAEQLQSSIAFFRIDDVGAAPAARAAAPQLSQPGRLPKVASPSLAPKAARKPAAGRGRVEASGSKGFKLDLAGADAHDAEFERY, encoded by the coding sequence ATGCGCGTCACCATCAAGCTGAAACTTGCCGCGACCTTCACCGTGATCATCCTGCTCACCGGTGCCATGGCGTGGCTCGGCATCTCCAGCCTCGGCTCGCTCAACAGCACCATGAACGAGCTGCTCAAGGGGCCGGTGCAGCGGGCGCTGATCGAGTCCGACATGCAGACCGAGGTGCTGCAAATCCTGCGGGCCGAGAAGAACATGCTGCTGGCCGAGACGCCGCAGGACGTCGCCAAGTACGACGCCGATGAGCTGGCGGCGCGTGCGCGGTTCGTCGCGCACGAAGACAAGCTGATGGCGATCGCCTCCGAGGAGGGCCGCAAGAAGATCGCGCCGCTCAATGCCGCCTGGCAGAAATGGGTGGCGGTGCAGGACCGCGTCCGCGAACTGGCCAAGGCCGGTCAGCACGCCGAGGCCAAGGCGCTGCACATGAGCCAGGGCCGGGCTCTGACCGGCGAGATCAGCAAGATCCTGCAGGAGGTCATCGACCTCAACGCCGAGTTCATGCGCCAGACCCAGGTGCAGGCCACCGAGCAATATGAGACGATGCGCGAGCTGCTGCTGCTCGCCGGCGTCCTGGTGCTGCTGATCGGCGCCGCCGCGGGCGTGTGGATCTCGATGTCGATCAGCCGCGGCCTGTCCCGCGCCGGCGCGCTCGCCAACGCGGTGGCGTCCGGCGATCTCACCCAGAAGATCGCGGTGCGCAGCAACGACGAGATCAACGATCTGGTCGAGGCGCTCAACACCATGAACGAGAAGCTGCGCGCCATCGTCGGCGAGACGCTGAACGCGGCCGAGAACGTGTCCTCCGGCAGCCAGGAGCTGTCGGCCGGTGCGGAGGAACTGTCGGCCGGCGCCACTGAGCAGGCGGCGGCGGCGGAGGAAGCCTCCTCGTCGATGGAGGAGATGGCGGCCAACATCAAGCAGAACGCCGACAACGCCGGCCAGACCGAGAAGATCGCCCGCAAGTCCTCGGCCGACGCCCAGGCCAGCGGCGAGGCGGTCAACCGCGCGGTGCAGGCGATGCAGACCATCGCCGAGAAGATCACCTTCGTTCAGGAAATCGCCCGGCAGACCGACCTGCTCGCCCTCAACGCCGCGGTGGAAGCCGCCCGCGCCGGCGAGCACGGCAAGGGCTTTGCGGTGGTGGCATCGGAGGTGCGCAAGCTCGCCGAGCGCAGCCAGGCCGCGGCCGCCGAGATCGGCGCGCTGTCCGGCCAGACCGTGACGGTGGCGCGCGAGGCCGGCGAGATGCTGGGCAAGCTGGTGCCGGACATCAGAAAGACCGCCGAACTGGTCGGGGAGATCTCCGCGGCCTGCCGCGAGCAGGACATCGGCGCCGCCCAGGTCAACCAGGCGATCCAGCAGCTCGACAAGGTGATCCAGCAGAACGCCGGCGCCGCCGAGCAGATGTCGGCCACCTCCGAGGAGCTGGCGGCCCAGGCCGAACAGCTGCAGTCCTCGATCGCGTTCTTCCGCATCGATGACGTCGGCGCTGCGCCGGCGGCCAGGGCGGCGGCGCCGCAGCTGTCGCAGCCGGGCCGGCTGCCCAAGGTGGCCAGCCCGAGCCTGGCGCCCAAGGCGGCGCGCAAGCCGGCCGCCGGCCGGGGCCGGGTGGAGGCTTCCGGCAGCAAGGGCTTCAAGCTCGACCTTGCCGGTGCCGACGCCCACGACGCCGAGTTCGAGCGCTACTGA
- the lptB gene encoding LPS export ABC transporter ATP-binding protein, which produces MEPDLPYFDDAAGRAAPPPAQPRGQSYGQDHGQDHGQGYARDAHGYEQGSGRSSQGSPARQPRHATPAYGEAYDDDIADDLTQPATREPQPAARDRAEAKTAPKTAAKPATKSSRKSAAKLDGFDGVLMVDAVEKSYRGRKVVRGVSLYVREGEAVGLLGPNGAGKTTVFYMTTGLVKADTGRIFLHGYDITAMPMYRRARLGIGYLPQEPSIFRGLNVEDNIRAVLEVVEPNRKKREEELDALLDEFGIARLRKSPSIALSGGERRRCEIARALATRPSFMLLDEPFAGIDPIAVGDIQALVRHLTHRGIGVLITDHNVRETLGLIDRAYIIHSGEVLMEGSADDIVSSPDVRRLYLGEEFRL; this is translated from the coding sequence CTGGAGCCGGACCTGCCGTATTTCGACGACGCTGCCGGCCGCGCCGCCCCACCGCCCGCCCAGCCGCGCGGGCAGAGTTATGGCCAGGACCACGGCCAGGACCACGGCCAAGGCTACGCGCGCGATGCCCACGGCTACGAGCAGGGCTCCGGCCGGAGCAGCCAGGGCAGCCCGGCGCGGCAGCCCCGCCATGCCACCCCGGCCTACGGCGAGGCGTACGACGACGATATCGCCGACGATCTGACCCAGCCGGCGACCCGCGAACCCCAGCCGGCGGCCCGCGACAGGGCCGAGGCCAAGACCGCTCCCAAGACCGCAGCCAAACCCGCGACCAAATCCTCGCGCAAATCCGCCGCCAAGCTCGACGGGTTCGACGGCGTGCTGATGGTCGACGCGGTCGAGAAGAGCTATCGCGGCCGCAAGGTGGTGCGCGGCGTGTCGCTCTACGTCCGCGAGGGCGAGGCGGTCGGCCTGCTCGGCCCCAACGGCGCCGGCAAGACCACGGTGTTCTACATGACCACCGGGTTGGTGAAGGCCGACACCGGCCGCATCTTCCTGCACGGCTATGACATCACCGCCATGCCGATGTACCGCAGAGCCCGGCTCGGCATCGGCTATCTGCCGCAGGAGCCGTCCATCTTCCGCGGCCTCAATGTCGAGGACAACATCCGCGCCGTGCTGGAGGTGGTCGAGCCCAACCGCAAGAAGCGCGAGGAGGAACTCGACGCCCTGCTCGACGAGTTCGGCATCGCCCGCCTGCGCAAGTCACCCTCGATCGCGCTGTCCGGCGGCGAGCGCCGCCGCTGCGAGATTGCCCGGGCGCTGGCCACCCGCCCCTCGTTCATGCTGCTCGACGAGCCGTTCGCCGGCATCGACCCGATCGCGGTCGGCGACATCCAGGCCCTGGTGCGCCACCTCACCCACCGCGGTATCGGCGTCTTGATCACCGACCACAATGTGCGCGAAACGCTCGGCCTGATCGACCGCGCCTACATCATCCACTCCGGCGAAGTGCTGATGGAAGGCTCCGCCGACGACATTGTGTCGAGTCCGGATGTCCGCAGGCTTTACCTCGGTGAGGAATTCAGGCTTTAA
- the rpoN gene encoding RNA polymerase factor sigma-54 codes for MALSQKLELRQSQSLVMTPQLMQAIKLLQLSHLDLSAYVDAELERNPLLERADEPDFSSPTDAASGEPEPPPSHDEQRTGDWLEEPLGSREAIEARLDTDLGNVFQDDGPAEPAHAATEPVGYSEWASVGSGGRLEEDSNLDAYVSATSSLADHLAEQLALAETEPKRRLIGQYLIDLVDDAGYLTADLAEVADKLGAPLETVESVLAVIQTFDPSGVAARSLAECLALQLKERDRFDPAMAALVANLPLLARRDFAALKKLCGIDDEDLADMVAEIKRLDPKPGLALGGGPVTPIVPDVFVRPASDGGWQVDLNTDTLPRVLINQSYFGRVAPAAKDTKDKTFLADCLQTATWLTRALDQRAKTILKVAMEITRQQDAFLAHGVEHLRPLVLKTVADAISMHESTVSRVTSNKYMATPRGIFEMKYFFTSAIANANGGDAHSAEAVRHRIKQMIDAESAADVLSDDTIVKRLREAGIDIARRTVAKYREGMRIPSSVQRRREKQAAAASS; via the coding sequence ATGGCGCTTTCGCAAAAGCTCGAACTTCGCCAGAGCCAGTCGCTGGTGATGACGCCGCAGCTGATGCAGGCGATCAAGCTTCTGCAGCTGTCCCATCTCGACCTGTCCGCCTATGTCGACGCCGAGCTGGAGCGCAACCCGCTGCTCGAACGCGCCGATGAGCCCGATTTTTCCTCCCCGACCGACGCCGCCAGCGGCGAGCCCGAGCCGCCGCCCAGCCATGACGAGCAGCGCACCGGCGACTGGCTGGAGGAGCCGCTGGGCTCGCGCGAGGCGATCGAGGCCCGGCTCGACACCGACCTCGGCAACGTGTTCCAGGACGACGGGCCGGCCGAGCCGGCCCACGCCGCCACCGAGCCAGTCGGCTATTCGGAGTGGGCCTCGGTCGGCTCCGGCGGCCGGCTTGAGGAGGATTCCAACCTCGACGCCTACGTCTCCGCCACATCGAGCCTTGCCGACCACCTCGCCGAGCAGCTTGCGCTGGCCGAGACCGAGCCCAAGCGGCGGCTGATCGGCCAGTACCTGATCGACCTCGTCGACGACGCCGGCTACCTCACCGCCGACCTTGCCGAGGTGGCAGACAAGCTCGGCGCCCCGCTGGAGACGGTGGAGAGCGTGCTTGCGGTGATCCAGACCTTCGATCCGTCCGGAGTAGCGGCACGCTCGCTGGCCGAGTGCCTCGCTTTGCAGCTCAAGGAGCGCGACCGCTTCGACCCGGCGATGGCAGCGCTGGTCGCCAACCTGCCGCTGCTGGCCAGGCGCGACTTCGCCGCGCTGAAGAAGCTGTGCGGCATCGACGACGAGGACCTCGCCGACATGGTGGCCGAGATCAAGCGGCTCGACCCCAAGCCGGGGCTGGCGCTCGGCGGCGGCCCGGTGACGCCGATCGTGCCCGACGTGTTCGTGCGGCCGGCGTCGGATGGCGGCTGGCAGGTCGACCTCAACACCGACACCTTGCCGCGCGTCTTGATCAACCAGAGCTATTTCGGCCGCGTCGCGCCCGCGGCGAAGGACACCAAGGACAAGACCTTTCTTGCCGACTGCTTGCAGACCGCGACCTGGCTGACCCGCGCGCTCGACCAGCGCGCCAAGACCATCCTCAAGGTGGCGATGGAGATCACCCGCCAGCAGGATGCCTTTCTCGCCCACGGCGTCGAGCACCTGCGGCCGCTGGTGCTCAAGACCGTCGCCGACGCGATTTCCATGCACGAATCGACGGTGTCGCGCGTGACCTCCAACAAATACATGGCGACGCCGCGCGGCATCTTCGAAATGAAGTATTTCTTCACCTCGGCGATCGCCAATGCCAATGGCGGCGACGCCCATTCCGCCGAGGCGGTGCGGCACCGAATCAAGCAGATGATCGACGCCGAAAGCGCGGCCGACGTCCTGTCCGACGACACCATCGTCAAGCGGCTACGCGAGGCGGGCATCGACATCGCCCGCCGCACCGTCGCCAAGTACCGGGAAGGAATGCGGATTCCCTCCTCGGTCCAACGGCGGCGGGAGAAGCAGGCAGCCGCCGCCTCATCCTGA
- a CDS encoding chemotaxis protein CheW yields MTKLRSDALEVLTLSLDGHAFAVPACYVREILDVVPVTEVPGANPFVSGLINVRGRVVPFADLRHKFGMPIAPSTIDTRIVVIEVDVDGDPTMIGIIAEKVHEVTEIAAVAIEETPRIGLTWRRDYIDCIAKRNGDFVVVLDIEAVFASHRRPRREFGADGSSGRSAA; encoded by the coding sequence ATGACCAAGCTGCGCAGCGACGCCCTGGAAGTTCTTACGCTCAGCCTCGATGGCCACGCCTTCGCGGTGCCGGCCTGCTACGTCCGCGAGATTCTCGACGTGGTGCCAGTTACCGAGGTGCCCGGCGCCAATCCGTTCGTCAGCGGCCTGATCAATGTACGTGGCCGCGTGGTGCCGTTCGCCGATCTGCGCCACAAGTTCGGCATGCCGATCGCACCGTCCACCATCGACACCCGCATCGTGGTGATCGAGGTCGATGTCGACGGCGATCCGACCATGATCGGCATCATTGCCGAGAAGGTGCACGAAGTCACCGAGATCGCCGCCGTTGCCATCGAGGAGACGCCGCGCATCGGCCTGACATGGCGGCGGGACTACATCGACTGCATTGCCAAACGGAACGGCGACTTCGTCGTCGTGCTCGACATCGAGGCGGTGTTCGCATCCCACCGGCGGCCAAGGCGCGAGTTCGGCGCCGACGGCAGTTCCGGGCGATCCGCCGCCTAG